In the genome of Passer domesticus isolate bPasDom1 chromosome 2, bPasDom1.hap1, whole genome shotgun sequence, the window GCAAAGCTTCATTTAGTTTTTACCTATAATTTGCTCCATTTCAACTTCTCTAAATAGTTTAAGATatcatttaaaataatataaaagtaTACATAAGAAGAGTGAACTGATTTAGCAACTCAGGAATGTTTTAGTTACTCAGTGCAATTAGAGTATGTGTGCAAACTGGTATAataaaattctgcattttatCTCATAAGACCTCATTGTGtttggaaaaaataatgaaatatagGCATTTtatccccaaaggaaaaaaaaaatgtatcccATTACTCTATAATACACATCAGAGGTCTTTTATGGAGCACAGTCTTCAGTGTTCTTTgcagaacattttaaaaaggagaaCGATGACCAAAATAATCTTACTGGATAGGCATTCCTGTATTAATTTTATGATTTATTGATAGGTTGTTTTAATGTAGAAATTATGCTAAACTTCTGAATTCCTTGTAGTCTGCCTCTTTTGTCAGGTACAAGCTAGCCTTTCTACTTAAAAGCTCCTATTTCCCTAAAGTTCTCATTACTTCTCTCTTTTTGGGTGAGCATGTTTCCCAGAAAAGTGAATTGGCATTTTTATTAATAGATTTTCCTCCCTACTTTGATCAGAGAGAACTGAACAGTTAAAAATCTGAATGATTTGAAGTTGCCTTTTTCAACTGTAAAACATCATGCAGATTTGGGATCCAACATTCAAAGTTCAACCTGCAGATAGCATAAATATCTGGTACCTTAAAAACATGTCCCTACTCATGGCAGGGTGGTTGGACTACATGGCCTTTAAAGATCtcttcaaaaccaaaacattctgtaaTTTAATATTCTGTCCTTTAAGAGAATATGCCTATGGTTAACACCATTCATCCACCAATAATTTTGAAAACCAGAATGGGCTCCGGCAGCATGGATCAACTGataggagaaagaaaatacaaatcaaaCACTCCTGCCTTTCTGCAGACAGTATCcaacagcagcatcccagcccACTTCATCAGCTGGTATTTacctttttcttctgtgttgaCAACAGACCGCCTGCCCCTGTTTCTACTCCCGTTCCAGATTTCCTTTTGGAAGCTCTCAGCTGTGCCAGTACCAGCAAGCCTGCTCTCCTAACAAGGAGAAGCAACAGTCAGTGAGAGCAGCCCCACATTGGTCCATGCCCTGCAAGTCAAAACCCACCCCTGCAGCTTACCTGCCTGAAGCCAGCTGCAGACACTTGCAGGAAGGAAGAAACAGGGCTACCTGCTTTGTTTTCACTGGGGGACACGAGTGGTTGGTCTAGTGGAGACCTTGCCTGGATGCTGTAGATCAGCTCGCTGCGCAGAGCTTCTAGTTCTGTTTTCAGGATGATAACATGGTAAAGAGACACTGCTGCAAGACAAGAGGACAGGAGCATTGCAAGCCACAGGAATGTGACAGGAAAAAGTCCCGTGGCGCCTGAAACAGCACCAgggggggcagagggagaggaggcGGTATCCTTCTGTTGGATGACGTGCACACAGTCCACGGATTTCATCGCTGCTCTTTCCTTACTAAAGCCAGAGGGAGAGTTCAGCTGTCCCCTTCCGAAGTGCAATCCATGTTACCAGTTGCTCTCTGAAACTAAGGGCATCCAGAATAAGTGAACAAAACGCCCAGATCATTTCCTGTCATATGAAGCTGTTGATAGCACCATTAGACTTAATGTACAGAGTGAACATCTAAGATTCTGTCTTCCCTTTGTTTCCAC includes:
- the TNFSF13B gene encoding tumor necrosis factor ligand superfamily member 13B; translated protein: MKSVDCVHVIQQKDTASSPSAPPGAVSGATGLFPVTFLWLAMLLSSCLAAVSLYHVIILKTELEALRSELIYSIQARSPLDQPLVSPSENKAGSPVSSFLQVSAAGFRQESRLAGTGTAESFQKEIWNGSRNRGRRSVVNTEEKVLQACLQLIADSKSDIQQKDDSSIVPWLLSFKRGTALEEQGNKIVIKETGYFFIYGQVLYTDTTFAMGHLIQRKKAHVFGDDLSLVTLFRCIQNMPQSYPNNSCYTAGIAKLEEGDELQLTIPRRRAKISLDGDGTFFGAVRLL